The following proteins are encoded in a genomic region of Polynucleobacter paludilacus:
- the hisG gene encoding ATP phosphoribosyltransferase, with translation MKLTLALSKGRIFEETAEILSKVGIRPLEDPEKSRKLIIETSNPDVRLIIVRASDVPTYVQFGGADFGVAGLDILMEKGVDGLYVPFDLNIAKCRMSVAVREGFDYAVAVKQGSRLRVATKYVNCAREHFANKGVHIDTIQLYGSMELAPLVGLADAIVDLVSTGNTLRANGLVEVEPIADISARLIVNQASYKRKRDQLQPFFEQLK, from the coding sequence ATGAAGTTGACTCTAGCCCTCTCAAAGGGGCGCATTTTCGAAGAAACCGCTGAGATCTTGTCCAAGGTCGGCATTCGGCCGCTGGAGGATCCTGAGAAGTCACGCAAACTCATTATTGAAACCTCTAATCCTGACGTGCGCTTGATTATTGTGCGCGCCTCAGATGTGCCAACCTATGTGCAATTTGGTGGCGCTGACTTTGGAGTGGCTGGCCTCGATATTTTGATGGAAAAAGGCGTCGATGGGCTATATGTGCCATTTGATCTCAATATTGCCAAGTGTCGAATGTCTGTAGCAGTGCGCGAGGGATTTGACTATGCTGTTGCAGTCAAGCAAGGGTCTCGTTTACGAGTGGCCACAAAGTATGTCAATTGCGCACGTGAACACTTTGCCAATAAAGGTGTTCATATCGATACGATTCAGCTTTACGGTTCGATGGAGCTGGCACCCTTGGTTGGTTTAGCCGATGCGATCGTAGACTTGGTTTCTACTGGAAATACCTTGCGTGCAAACGGTTTGGTAGAAGTCGAACCGATCGCCGATATCAGTGCACGTTTAATTGTCAATCAAGCCTCCTATAAACGGAAGCGCGATCAACTGCAGCCCTTTTTTGAGCAACTGAAGTAA
- the hisH gene encoding imidazole glycerol phosphate synthase subunit HisH, whose product MAQTIAIVDYGMGNLRSVYQAFHHVAPDANIVLIQRPEEIARAQRVVLPGQGAMPDCMKQLTDSGLLEAVLEAAKNKPLLGVCVGEQMLFDQSAEVRPGSPFTTCLGLIPGEVRRFELQGQKQADGSDYKVPHMGWNQVRQDIAHPLWAGIPDLTSFYFVHSYYVVPKEVKNIAGSTEYGNWFTSVVTRDNIFATQFHPEKSAEYGLRLYKNFVSWQP is encoded by the coding sequence TTGGCGCAAACCATTGCGATCGTCGATTACGGAATGGGCAATCTTCGTTCTGTGTATCAAGCTTTTCATCACGTTGCCCCTGATGCCAATATTGTGTTGATTCAGCGACCTGAGGAAATTGCTCGGGCCCAGAGGGTGGTTCTGCCTGGTCAGGGCGCCATGCCGGATTGCATGAAGCAACTAACAGACTCCGGCTTGTTGGAGGCGGTTTTGGAGGCCGCCAAAAATAAGCCTTTACTGGGTGTTTGTGTTGGCGAACAAATGCTTTTTGATCAAAGCGCTGAGGTTCGCCCTGGTTCTCCGTTCACGACTTGCTTGGGTTTAATTCCAGGAGAGGTGCGTCGTTTCGAATTGCAAGGACAAAAACAAGCTGATGGCTCTGATTACAAAGTCCCCCACATGGGCTGGAATCAAGTCCGTCAGGATATCGCCCACCCGCTTTGGGCAGGTATTCCGGATTTGACGAGTTTCTATTTTGTGCATAGCTACTATGTGGTGCCAAAAGAGGTGAAAAATATTGCCGGTTCAACCGAGTATGGGAACTGGTTTACTTCTGTAGTAACGCGAGATAATATTTTCGCTACGCAGTTTCATCCAGAAAAGAGTGCAGAATATGGGCTGCGACTGTATAAAAACTTTGTTTCTTGGCAACCTTAA
- a CDS encoding ABC transporter permease, with the protein MSSVMEKNTLKYGSGFPTLLRKEIKRFYKVAFQTVAAPVLTAILYLMIFGHVLEGKEVYGHISYTAFLIPGLVMMSLLQNAFANTSSSLIQSKLTGNLVFILLTPLSHFEFFSAYVLAAVFRGVVVGFGVFLITAWYGLPALEYPLWIMIFAFLGAAVLGSLGLIAGIWADKFDQLAAFQNFFIMPATMLSGVFYSIHSLPPIWQAISRFNPFFYMIDGFRYGFFGVSDVSPWTSLTIIGSFLICVSAIALRMLQTGYKLKH; encoded by the coding sequence ATGAGTAGCGTGATGGAGAAAAACACTTTGAAGTATGGGAGCGGCTTCCCAACTCTCTTGCGTAAAGAGATTAAACGCTTTTATAAGGTTGCCTTTCAGACGGTAGCCGCCCCCGTTTTAACCGCTATTCTCTACTTGATGATTTTTGGTCATGTCTTGGAGGGGAAAGAGGTCTACGGCCACATTAGTTACACCGCTTTTTTAATCCCGGGCTTAGTCATGATGAGCCTCTTGCAAAATGCCTTTGCAAATACCTCCTCCTCTTTGATTCAATCTAAGCTTACTGGCAATCTGGTGTTTATCCTGCTTACCCCACTGAGTCATTTTGAGTTCTTTTCAGCATATGTATTGGCTGCGGTTTTTCGTGGAGTCGTAGTAGGCTTTGGCGTATTTTTGATTACCGCCTGGTATGGCTTACCTGCGCTGGAATATCCCCTCTGGATTATGATTTTTGCCTTTCTGGGCGCTGCAGTACTGGGAAGTCTTGGACTCATTGCTGGAATTTGGGCTGATAAATTTGACCAGCTTGCAGCTTTTCAGAACTTCTTCATCATGCCTGCGACGATGCTATCTGGAGTCTTCTATTCAATTCACTCGCTCCCCCCAATTTGGCAGGCTATCTCACGCTTTAATCCATTCTTCTACATGATTGATGGATTTCGTTATGGATTCTTCGGGGTATCAGATGTGTCTCCCTGGACCAGTTTGACTATCATTGGCAGCTTCCTCATTTGCGTATCTGCTATTGCATTGCGAATGCTGCAAACAGGCTATAAGTTAAAGCATTAA
- the hisC gene encoding histidinol-phosphate transaminase — protein MSRFWSPVVETLTPYVPGEQPQMQRLVKLNTNESPYGPSPKALTAIQSQTTDDLRLYPDPESKALKAAIAKLHGLEANQVFVGNGSDEVLAHLFLALFKQKQPILFPDITYSFYPVYCKLYEIEYQTIPLGPEFQINITDYEVPNGGVIFPNPNAPTGRSIPRTEIAALLKRNSGSILVIDEAYVDYGTESSIPLLRGPNCPENLLVVHTLSKSRALAGLRVGFAVGHPDLIAGLERVKDSFNSYPLGRLAQAGAVAAIEDQAYLERTCSKVMQTREQLIEALSALGFDTLPSSANFILTKHPKHAGEKLYQALRERGIIVRHFKTPRIADFLRITIGTDEQIQELLSALQEILN, from the coding sequence ATGAGCCGTTTTTGGAGCCCCGTTGTAGAAACCCTCACGCCCTATGTTCCGGGGGAGCAGCCGCAAATGCAGCGCTTGGTTAAGCTCAATACCAATGAGAGCCCCTATGGTCCCTCTCCTAAAGCATTGACCGCGATTCAAAGTCAGACTACTGATGATCTTCGACTGTATCCTGATCCTGAGAGCAAAGCCCTCAAGGCTGCGATTGCAAAGCTACATGGGCTAGAAGCAAATCAAGTATTTGTTGGCAATGGCTCTGACGAAGTTCTGGCACATCTATTTTTAGCACTATTCAAGCAAAAGCAGCCCATCTTATTTCCAGATATCACCTATAGCTTTTACCCCGTTTATTGCAAACTCTATGAGATTGAATATCAAACGATTCCATTGGGCCCAGAATTCCAGATCAATATCACTGACTACGAAGTGCCTAATGGCGGAGTTATTTTTCCTAATCCCAATGCGCCTACTGGTCGATCTATTCCGCGTACGGAGATTGCAGCCCTACTAAAAAGAAATTCAGGCTCTATTTTAGTCATCGATGAAGCCTACGTGGATTACGGAACCGAATCTTCCATTCCACTTTTGCGTGGACCCAACTGCCCAGAAAATTTACTCGTGGTGCACACCCTATCGAAATCACGGGCTTTAGCAGGTCTGCGGGTTGGCTTTGCAGTGGGACATCCCGATTTGATCGCCGGACTAGAAAGAGTCAAAGATAGTTTTAACTCCTACCCATTGGGCAGGCTCGCTCAGGCTGGGGCAGTTGCCGCGATCGAAGATCAAGCCTATCTTGAGCGCACCTGTTCAAAAGTGATGCAAACACGTGAGCAATTAATTGAAGCGCTTAGCGCTTTAGGTTTTGACACTTTACCTTCAAGCGCCAACTTTATTCTAACTAAGCATCCAAAACATGCTGGCGAAAAACTCTATCAAGCGCTTCGTGAACGCGGCATTATCGTGCGCCACTTTAAGACTCCACGTATTGCGGATTTCTTGAGAATCACCATTGGTACGGATGAGCAAATCCAAGAATTACTCTCAGCACTGCAAGAAATCTTGAATTAG
- a CDS encoding BolA family protein, with protein sequence MLPTPEQIESYIQQGIACTHIQVEGDGQHFFATIVSPDFVGKRLVQRHQLVYAAMGDRMKAEVHALSIKAFTPEEFEQNHG encoded by the coding sequence ATGTTGCCCACCCCCGAGCAAATTGAAAGCTATATTCAGCAAGGTATTGCTTGCACGCATATTCAGGTTGAGGGCGATGGCCAACACTTCTTTGCAACCATCGTGAGCCCTGATTTTGTCGGCAAGCGTCTGGTGCAGCGTCATCAATTAGTCTATGCCGCAATGGGCGATCGCATGAAAGCAGAAGTACATGCGCTTTCGATAAAAGCATTTACTCCCGAAGAGTTTGAGCAGAATCATGGATAA
- a CDS encoding histidine triad nucleotide-binding protein, giving the protein MSHDPNCLFCKIAQGLIPSQKVYEDEEIFAFKDINPGAPIHFLMIPKKHIPMLEAAQSQDVPLLGRMMELAPRLAKEQGCRPGKEGGFRVMVNNGADGGQEVYHLHLHVLGGPRPWKK; this is encoded by the coding sequence ATGAGCCACGATCCTAATTGCCTATTTTGTAAGATTGCCCAAGGTCTGATTCCTTCGCAAAAGGTCTATGAAGACGAGGAAATCTTTGCCTTTAAGGACATTAATCCAGGTGCCCCAATCCATTTCTTAATGATTCCGAAGAAACATATTCCGATGTTGGAGGCTGCACAGAGTCAAGATGTGCCTTTGCTCGGTAGAATGATGGAATTAGCACCTCGTCTTGCTAAAGAGCAGGGTTGTCGTCCTGGAAAAGAAGGCGGCTTTAGGGTGATGGTCAATAATGGCGCAGATGGTGGACAAGAGGTCTATCACCTGCATTTACATGTTTTGGGCGGTCCACGCCCCTGGAAAAAATAA
- the tatB gene encoding Sec-independent protein translocase protein TatB: MIDLGVSKLALIAVVALIVVGPERLPKVARVAGNLFGRAQRYMSEVKSEVNRQMEMEEFRKLREDSVAALKEVENSIHSTAQEVTTHLSDQADIGLASSTNFSEAIPSEQDVIRRTQRQGRNSWANKRAARPLWFKRSAGIRARVQSGAARMKRFHHSAIK, from the coding sequence ATGATTGATCTTGGGGTTTCCAAACTTGCGCTGATTGCGGTCGTTGCTTTAATTGTGGTCGGCCCAGAGCGCTTACCTAAAGTGGCGCGCGTCGCAGGGAACTTATTTGGACGCGCTCAGCGTTACATGTCTGAGGTTAAATCAGAAGTCAACCGTCAAATGGAGATGGAAGAGTTCAGAAAATTGCGGGAAGACAGTGTGGCAGCCCTTAAAGAGGTTGAGAATAGTATTCATTCCACTGCACAAGAGGTGACGACGCATTTAAGTGATCAAGCCGATATTGGCTTGGCAAGCTCAACGAACTTCTCCGAGGCTATTCCTAGCGAGCAAGATGTGATTCGGAGAACGCAACGTCAAGGTAGAAATAGTTGGGCAAATAAAAGAGCAGCAAGACCTTTGTGGTTTAAACGGTCTGCTGGAATTCGGGCACGCGTGCAATCTGGCGCAGCTAGAATGAAGCGCTTTCACCATAGCGCCATCAAGTAA
- the hisI gene encoding phosphoribosyl-AMP cyclohydrolase, with the protein MSTFTPNQSLQADGWLDAISWNEQSLVPVIAQEVGSKDVLMMAWMNRDALLETLRLGEAVYWSRSRQKLWHKGEESGHTQKVREIRLDCDGDTILLLVEQKDGIACHTGEHSCFFLNWNSAKSAWVDESKAGK; encoded by the coding sequence ATGAGCACATTTACCCCTAATCAATCCTTGCAGGCGGATGGCTGGCTGGATGCCATTTCCTGGAATGAACAAAGCCTCGTGCCAGTCATTGCCCAAGAAGTGGGCAGTAAAGATGTCTTAATGATGGCCTGGATGAATCGAGACGCCTTGCTTGAAACATTGCGTTTAGGTGAGGCTGTCTATTGGAGCCGCTCAAGGCAAAAACTGTGGCACAAGGGGGAGGAATCTGGCCATACTCAAAAAGTCAGAGAAATTCGTTTGGATTGTGACGGCGATACGATTTTGCTTCTAGTAGAGCAAAAAGACGGAATTGCTTGCCATACGGGTGAGCACAGCTGTTTCTTCCTCAATTGGAATAGTGCTAAATCGGCTTGGGTAGATGAATCAAAAGCTGGCAAGTAA
- the hisB gene encoding imidazoleglycerol-phosphate dehydratase HisB, with translation MRQADVTRNTSETKIDISINLDGTGKAELASGVPFLDHMLDQIARHGMIDLKVLAKGDTHIDDHHTVEDVGITLGQAFAKAVGDKAGITRYGHSYVPLDETLSRVVIDFSGRPGLEFNVPFTRARVGDFDVDLSIEFFRGFVNHAGVTLHIDNIRGINAHHQIETVFKAFGRALRMALAIDPRASGAVPSTKGSL, from the coding sequence ATGCGGCAAGCTGACGTTACCCGAAACACTTCGGAAACCAAAATTGATATTTCCATTAACTTGGATGGAACTGGTAAGGCTGAATTAGCCTCAGGCGTCCCTTTTTTGGATCACATGCTTGATCAAATTGCACGCCATGGAATGATTGATCTTAAAGTGCTTGCAAAGGGTGATACCCATATTGATGACCACCATACCGTTGAGGATGTCGGCATTACTTTGGGTCAGGCTTTTGCAAAAGCGGTTGGCGATAAAGCGGGTATTACGCGTTATGGTCACTCTTATGTCCCTTTGGATGAAACCTTATCCAGAGTCGTGATTGATTTTTCTGGCCGTCCCGGCTTGGAATTTAACGTACCCTTTACACGTGCCCGAGTGGGTGATTTTGATGTGGATCTGAGTATTGAGTTTTTCCGTGGCTTCGTGAATCACGCCGGGGTAACTTTACACATCGACAATATTCGGGGCATTAACGCCCATCACCAGATTGAGACAGTCTTCAAGGCCTTTGGTCGTGCATTAAGAATGGCTTTGGCGATTGACCCCCGTGCTTCGGGCGCTGTTCCCTCAACCAAAGGCAGCCTCTAA
- the hisD gene encoding histidinol dehydrogenase, whose product MTVAIPIQRLNSLDANFKEKLLGSLSLPMADDAAIDSAVVNILNQVKSDGDTAVLGFTKQFDRLNVNSVADLEIPKKDLEAAYLQLSSEQKNALDIAAQRVRIYHEQQRKEAGCHSWEYTEKDGTRLGQKVTPLDRVGIYVPGGKAAYPSSVLMNAIPAKVAGVQEVIMVVPTPDGARNSLVLAAAWISGVDRVFTIGGAQAVAALAYGTKTIPSVDKIVGPGNAYVAAAKRRVFGTVGIDMIAGPSEILILCDGSIDPDWIAMDLFSQAEHDELAQSILLCPDAAFIEKVQTSIDRLLPEMPRKQVIETSLKNRALLIQVKDMNEACEIANAIAAEHLEICAAEPRTWAEKIRHAGAIFMGNYTSESLGDYCAGPNHVLPTARTARFSSPLGVYDFLKRSSMIEVSEAGAQTLGQVASTLAHGEGLQAHARAAEMRLKK is encoded by the coding sequence ATGACTGTAGCAATTCCAATTCAGCGCCTCAATAGTCTAGATGCGAACTTTAAAGAAAAATTATTGGGCAGCCTGTCTTTGCCAATGGCTGATGATGCAGCGATTGATTCGGCTGTAGTCAATATTCTCAATCAAGTGAAGTCTGACGGTGACACTGCTGTCTTGGGTTTTACAAAACAATTTGATCGCCTCAATGTCAACAGTGTCGCTGACTTAGAGATTCCTAAGAAAGATCTTGAGGCCGCCTATCTGCAATTGTCATCAGAGCAAAAAAATGCCTTAGATATTGCAGCGCAGAGAGTGCGGATTTATCACGAGCAACAGAGAAAAGAAGCGGGTTGCCATTCTTGGGAATACACCGAGAAAGACGGTACTCGCTTAGGGCAAAAAGTGACACCTCTGGATCGGGTGGGCATTTATGTGCCAGGTGGTAAAGCCGCATACCCCTCATCGGTATTAATGAATGCGATACCTGCAAAAGTTGCTGGTGTTCAAGAAGTCATAATGGTGGTGCCCACTCCTGATGGAGCCCGCAACTCTCTAGTATTAGCGGCTGCATGGATCTCTGGAGTTGATCGGGTCTTTACGATTGGTGGCGCGCAAGCAGTTGCGGCTTTGGCTTATGGTACTAAAACGATTCCTTCAGTGGATAAGATTGTTGGTCCTGGCAATGCGTATGTCGCTGCAGCTAAGCGCCGCGTATTTGGTACGGTTGGCATCGATATGATTGCAGGCCCATCGGAAATTTTGATTCTGTGTGATGGCTCGATTGATCCTGATTGGATTGCGATGGATTTATTCTCACAAGCTGAGCATGATGAATTGGCTCAGTCAATTTTGCTATGTCCAGATGCAGCATTTATTGAAAAAGTACAAACCAGTATTGATCGGTTATTGCCTGAGATGCCCAGAAAGCAAGTCATCGAGACTTCATTGAAGAACCGCGCTTTACTGATTCAAGTCAAAGATATGAATGAGGCTTGCGAGATTGCCAATGCTATTGCAGCTGAGCACTTAGAGATTTGTGCGGCTGAGCCTCGCACATGGGCTGAGAAGATTCGCCACGCTGGCGCTATCTTTATGGGTAACTATACGAGTGAATCGCTAGGTGATTATTGTGCTGGTCCGAATCACGTATTGCCAACCGCTCGTACAGCACGCTTTTCTTCCCCCTTGGGCGTTTACGATTTCCTCAAGCGCTCAAGCATGATTGAGGTCAGTGAAGCAGGCGCACAGACTTTAGGTCAAGTAGCCAGTACTCTGGCTCATGGTGAGGGTCTGCAGGCACATGCGCGTGCGGCAGAGATGCGGCTCAAGAAGTAA
- the hisF gene encoding imidazole glycerol phosphate synthase subunit HisF — protein sequence MLTKRIIPCLDVTAGRVVKGVNFVGLRDAGDPVEIARRYDTQGADELTFLDITATSDGRDLILHIIEDVASQVFIPLTVGGGVRAVADVRRLLNAGADKVSMNSSAVANPDLVSDAAAHYGSQCIVVAIDAKQTAGGTWEVFTHGGRTATGIDVVAWAKEVTERGAGEILLTSMNRDGSKDGFDLELTAAVSKAVSVPVIASGGVGNLQHLVDGITKGHADAVLAASIFHYGEFTVGQAKEYMASQGIPVRI from the coding sequence GTGCTCACTAAAAGAATTATTCCTTGCCTAGATGTGACTGCAGGCCGCGTTGTTAAGGGCGTGAACTTTGTTGGCCTGCGTGATGCTGGTGATCCCGTTGAGATTGCTCGACGTTACGATACGCAAGGCGCAGATGAGCTCACTTTCTTAGACATCACTGCGACATCCGATGGGCGCGATCTGATTCTGCACATCATTGAAGATGTTGCTTCCCAGGTTTTCATTCCGCTGACGGTTGGTGGTGGTGTGAGAGCGGTAGCTGATGTACGCCGCTTACTGAATGCCGGTGCAGATAAAGTGAGCATGAATTCCTCCGCAGTGGCCAATCCCGATTTAGTTTCAGATGCTGCTGCTCATTATGGTTCTCAATGCATTGTGGTGGCAATCGATGCTAAGCAAACAGCAGGTGGTACTTGGGAAGTATTTACCCATGGTGGCAGAACTGCTACGGGTATTGATGTCGTTGCTTGGGCCAAAGAAGTGACCGAGCGTGGTGCTGGGGAAATTTTATTAACCAGCATGAATCGCGATGGCAGTAAAGATGGTTTTGATCTTGAGCTAACTGCCGCAGTTAGCAAAGCCGTGAGTGTGCCCGTAATCGCTTCTGGCGGTGTTGGCAATCTTCAGCATTTGGTGGATGGCATCACCAAAGGCCACGCCGATGCAGTCCTCGCTGCAAGTATTTTTCATTATGGGGAATTCACAGTTGGGCAAGCAAAAGAATATATGGCCAGTCAAGGAATCCCAGTGCGCATTTAG
- a CDS encoding phosphoribosyl-ATP diphosphatase, with protein MNNSAKSGSNLDTALAHLADVVDQRRDAFKGGQIDPKTSYTALLFSKGDDGILKKIGEEATEAVMAAKDARQSQLAPEQQKRLVGEMADLWFHCLVALSQFNLRPEDVIAELERRLGTSGIEEKAARKAIGQE; from the coding sequence ATGAATAATTCAGCAAAATCGGGATCAAACCTGGACACGGCCTTAGCCCATTTGGCTGATGTCGTGGATCAGCGTCGAGATGCATTCAAGGGTGGCCAGATTGACCCCAAGACTTCCTATACCGCTTTGCTCTTCTCAAAGGGCGATGATGGAATCTTGAAGAAAATCGGTGAAGAGGCAACCGAGGCGGTCATGGCGGCTAAAGATGCTCGTCAGTCTCAGCTTGCCCCAGAGCAGCAAAAACGCTTAGTTGGTGAAATGGCAGATCTCTGGTTTCATTGTTTGGTTGCTTTATCCCAATTTAATTTACGACCAGAGGATGTGATTGCTGAGCTAGAGCGTCGCCTAGGAACATCAGGCATTGAAGAAAAGGCTGCTCGCAAAGCGATAGGTCAAGAGTAA
- the tatA gene encoding Sec-independent protein translocase subunit TatA: protein MGSFSIWHWLIVLVIVMLVFGTKKLRNIGQDLGGAVKGFKDGMNSADTTKEQIPQSGTATDKTVDVQAKDLNK from the coding sequence ATGGGTTCATTCAGTATTTGGCATTGGTTAATTGTTTTGGTGATTGTGATGTTGGTTTTTGGTACCAAAAAATTACGCAATATTGGTCAAGATCTTGGCGGCGCAGTCAAAGGTTTCAAAGACGGCATGAATAGTGCCGATACAACTAAAGAACAAATCCCTCAAAGTGGCACAGCTACAGATAAAACGGTTGATGTGCAAGCTAAAGATCTGAATAAGTGA
- the hisA gene encoding 1-(5-phosphoribosyl)-5-[(5-phosphoribosylamino)methylideneamino]imidazole-4-carboxamide isomerase, whose protein sequence is MLLIPAIDLKDGHCVRLEQGDMDKATVFSEDPGAMAKHWIAKGARRLHLVDLNGAFAGKLKNEAAIKAILKAVGDEIPVQLGGGIRDLETIERLLDDGISTVIIGTAAVKNPGFLQDACTAFPGHIMVGLDARDGKVATDGWSKITGHEVIDLGKKFEDYGAEAIIYTDIGRDGMLKGVNLEATVKLAQAVRIPVIASGGLSNNKDIEALCAVEEEGVMGVIAGRSIYAGDLDLTAAQKYADEMTLKYAKKIS, encoded by the coding sequence ATGCTGCTGATTCCTGCAATTGACTTAAAAGATGGCCACTGCGTTCGATTGGAGCAGGGCGACATGGATAAGGCTACGGTTTTTTCTGAAGATCCAGGTGCGATGGCTAAGCATTGGATTGCTAAAGGCGCACGTCGTCTGCATTTGGTAGATCTAAATGGCGCCTTTGCTGGCAAGCTAAAAAATGAAGCAGCGATTAAGGCTATTCTTAAAGCTGTCGGTGATGAGATTCCGGTACAACTCGGTGGCGGCATTCGTGATTTAGAAACCATTGAGCGATTATTGGATGATGGCATCAGCACAGTCATTATCGGTACCGCTGCCGTAAAAAATCCTGGTTTCTTGCAGGATGCTTGCACCGCTTTTCCAGGACACATCATGGTTGGCTTGGATGCACGTGATGGTAAGGTGGCAACCGACGGCTGGAGCAAGATCACTGGTCACGAAGTCATTGATCTCGGTAAAAAATTTGAGGACTACGGCGCTGAAGCCATTATCTATACTGACATTGGTCGTGATGGCATGCTCAAGGGCGTGAACCTCGAGGCAACAGTGAAGCTGGCGCAAGCTGTTCGTATACCGGTGATTGCGAGTGGTGGCTTATCTAATAACAAAGATATTGAAGCGCTCTGCGCAGTAGAAGAAGAGGGCGTGATGGGTGTGATTGCAGGACGCTCGATTTATGCTGGCGATCTTGATCTCACCGCTGCACAAAAATATGCAGATGAGATGACACTCAAATACGCTAAGAAAATTAGCTAG
- the murA gene encoding UDP-N-acetylglucosamine 1-carboxyvinyltransferase: MDKLRMVGGTPLKGEVVIAGAKNAALPILCACLLTDQAITLHNVPELQDVRTMLKLLQEIGVTVEYPDHNDRTHLKLNAANIKSSEATYEMVKTMRASILVLGPLLARMHSAKVSLPGGCAIGARPVDQHIKGLKAMGARIKIESGYIQAETQPPLNRLLGASIVTDMITVTGTENLLMAATLASGTTVLENAAREPEVSDLAELLVKMGAKISGIGTDRLIIEGVESLHGAEHSVIPDRIEAGTFLCAVAAAGGEITLKHCRPDTLDAVIVKLKEAGLKIEVGADWMKASMHSRPKAVSFRTSEYPAFPTDMQAQLMAVNALASGSASITETIFENRFMHVQELNRLGADIAIEGNTAIAQGVEQLSGAIVMATDLRASASLVIAGLAAQGETQVDRIYHLDRGYDRMEQKLTLLGANIQRVK, from the coding sequence ATGGATAAATTGCGTATGGTGGGCGGCACCCCACTCAAGGGAGAGGTTGTGATAGCGGGGGCAAAAAATGCAGCTCTCCCGATTTTGTGTGCCTGCTTGCTAACAGATCAAGCCATTACCTTGCATAACGTTCCTGAATTGCAAGATGTCAGAACGATGCTAAAACTGTTGCAAGAAATTGGTGTAACTGTTGAGTATCCAGATCACAATGATCGCACGCATCTCAAACTCAATGCCGCCAATATCAAAAGCTCCGAAGCAACTTATGAAATGGTGAAAACCATGCGCGCTTCGATCTTGGTGCTGGGTCCATTGCTTGCCCGCATGCATAGCGCTAAAGTCTCTTTGCCTGGAGGCTGTGCGATTGGTGCGCGTCCAGTAGATCAGCACATCAAGGGTTTGAAGGCGATGGGCGCAAGGATCAAGATTGAGAGCGGCTATATTCAGGCAGAAACTCAGCCGCCACTGAATCGTTTATTGGGTGCATCGATAGTGACCGACATGATTACCGTTACTGGTACCGAAAATCTGTTGATGGCTGCTACTTTGGCCTCAGGCACTACCGTTTTAGAAAATGCTGCTCGCGAGCCAGAGGTGAGCGATCTTGCTGAGCTGCTCGTCAAAATGGGAGCAAAGATCTCTGGAATTGGAACTGATCGCCTGATCATTGAAGGTGTTGAAAGTCTGCATGGAGCCGAACATTCTGTAATTCCCGATCGGATTGAAGCGGGTACCTTTCTGTGTGCAGTAGCAGCAGCTGGTGGAGAAATTACTTTGAAGCACTGCCGTCCAGATACATTGGATGCGGTAATCGTCAAACTCAAAGAAGCGGGCCTCAAAATAGAAGTGGGTGCCGATTGGATGAAGGCTTCGATGCATTCTCGTCCAAAGGCGGTGAGCTTTAGAACTTCCGAATACCCAGCCTTTCCAACGGATATGCAGGCACAGCTGATGGCGGTTAATGCACTTGCTTCAGGAAGCGCCAGTATTACCGAAACCATTTTTGAGAATCGCTTCATGCACGTTCAAGAGCTCAACCGCTTGGGGGCAGATATTGCGATTGAGGGCAACACTGCGATAGCGCAGGGAGTTGAACAGCTTTCAGGAGCTATCGTCATGGCCACGGACTTGCGGGCTTCGGCAAGTTTGGTGATTGCTGGCTTGGCTGCTCAAGGGGAAACCCAGGTTGACCGAATCTATCACCTGGATAGGGGTTATGACCGCATGGAGCAAAAGCTGACCCTCCTGGGGGCTAACATTCAGCGCGTTAAGTAA